The Candidatus Melainabacteria bacterium RIFOXYA2_FULL_32_9 genome includes the window TGAAAAGGTAAATAGTGAAAATCAGGATTTATCAGGTAAAAGGGTGGTTGGTGAAATTAATTGTGCTTGTGGGGTTTGTGATTATTGTTTAAAAGGCTTAAAAAATCATTGTCCTACCAGAAATGTATTAGGTATTTTAAATAAAAATGGATGCTTTGCTGATTATATTACTCTCCCTGTTAAAAATCTTGTCGAGGTTCCTGATTCAGTAAGCGATGAAGAAGCAGTATTGGCCGAACCTTTAGCTGCTGCTTTTGAAATTATTGATCAGGTATATTTAAAACCATCTGATAAAGTTCTGGTTTTAGGTGATGGCAAACTGGGTTTGCTTGTTGCGCTTGTTTTAAATCTTTCTCCTGCTAAAATTTTGCTTGTTGGAAAGCATGAAGATAAACTCGAAATAGCTAGTGCTCAGGGTATCAGGACTGTTCTGCTTGATAATCTTTCTCAAAATAGGGATTATGATGTTGTTGTTGATGCAACCGGTTCTGCTGGTGGTTTTGAATTAGCTCAAAAATTGGTGAAACCAAGAGGTGCAATAGTATTAAAAAGTACAGTTGCTGAAAATAAAAATATTAATCTTTCTACCATGGTTATTAATGAAATCACTCTGGTAGGTTCCAGGTGCGGACCTTTTAAACCTGCTATGAAGGCTCTTGAAAATAAGCTTGTTGATGTTAAACCATTAATTTCAAAAATCTTTGGCTTTGATCAGGCCAAAGAAGCTATTGAATTTAGCAGAAGAAAAGGTGTTCTTAAAGTTTTGATAGACTTTAAAAGGTAATTTTTGGTAATTATTAACTTTTTTCTGGTTTAGGGATCATTCTATATATTATAAAGAATATTATTATACTTATTGATGTCAGGAAAGTATAAATCATATACATTTCTTGATTTAGTAATGCAAAAATCATCGATAATATCATTCCCACTTTCACCTCTTACCATTCTTAGTTTAAACCACTT containing:
- a CDS encoding alcohol dehydrogenase; translated protein: MRAIEFNGEIKIHNDFPKPEPDVGEALIKVNLAGICNTDLEIMKGYMDFTGVLGHEFVGVVEKVNSENQDLSGKRVVGEINCACGVCDYCLKGLKNHCPTRNVLGILNKNGCFADYITLPVKNLVEVPDSVSDEEAVLAEPLAAAFEIIDQVYLKPSDKVLVLGDGKLGLLVALVLNLSPAKILLVGKHEDKLEIASAQGIRTVLLDNLSQNRDYDVVVDATGSAGGFELAQKLVKPRGAIVLKSTVAENKNINLSTMVINEITLVGSRCGPFKPAMKALENKLVDVKPLISKIFGFDQAKEAIEFSRRKGVLKVLIDFKR